A genomic window from Lycium barbarum isolate Lr01 chromosome 4, ASM1917538v2, whole genome shotgun sequence includes:
- the LOC132634707 gene encoding uncharacterized protein LOC132634707, which translates to MERDFIRLDCKTRKIEPDSTANSKIPFFGFQLGIRCPHWSLTKSDRALQGPFRGSALNRIFSKVIAGDCDDMYLKSSKYCQQSVLPFVKDKKARAPISGALM; encoded by the exons ATGGAGAGAGATTTCATCAGGCTTGACTgtaaaacaagaaaaattgaG CCTGATTCAACCGCGAATTCCAAGATTCCTTTTTTTGGTTTCCAACTCGGTATTCGGTGTCCGCATTGGAGCTTGACTAAATCCGATCGCGCGTTGCAGGGCCCATTTAGGGGCAGCGCTCTCAACAGGATTTTTTCCAAG GTGATAGCTGGTGATTGTGATGATATGTACCTCAAAAGCTCAAAGTACTGCCAACAATCAGTATTACCCTTCGTAAAAG ATAAGAAAGCAAGAGCCCCAATTAGTGGTGCATTAATGTAA
- the LOC132634706 gene encoding endoglucanase 1-like: MAYAIKASFNMLILCFTFLLLLNLSHNFAFAFTSQDYSNALEKSILFFEGQRSGKLPANQRLKWRGDSGLSDGSGYHVDLVGGYYDAGDNVKFGLPMAFTTTLLAWSVIEFGSSMHNQLDNAKEALRWSTDYLLKAATASPNALYVQVGDPTQDHRCWERPEDMDTPRNVYKVSPQNPGSDVAAETAAALAAASIVFKDSDPSYSSKLLHTAQEVFDFADKYRGSYSDSLSSAVCPFYCSYSGYKDELLWGASWLHRASQDSSYLSYIQSNGQTMGADEDDYSFSWDDKRPGTKIVLSKDFLEKSTQEFQAYKVHSDNYICSLIPGSPSFQAQYTPGGLLFKGGGSNLQYVTASSFLLSTYAKYLRSNGGVVSCGSSKFPAEKLVELAKKQVDYILGDNPARMSYMVGFGQKYPLRVHHRGSSLPSVHTHPGHIGCNDGFQSLNSGSPNPNVLVGAIVGGPDSKDNFEDDRNNYQQSEPATYINAPLIGALAFLSAESTAK, from the exons ATGGCCTATGCTATTAAGGCTTCATTTAACATGCTGATTTTATGCTTCACATTCCTCCTCTTACTTAATCTTTCTCATAATTTTGCCTTTGCATTCACCTCTCAAGATTACTCTAATGCTCTTGAGAAATCCATTCTCTTCTTCGAGGGACAGAGGTCTGGAAAATTGCCTGCGAATCAACGCCTTAAGTGGAGGGGTGATTCTGGCTTGTCTGATGGTTCCGGTTACCAT GTTGATCTAGTAGGAGGATATTATGATGCAGGGGACAATGTTAAGTTTGGATTGCCAATGGCCTTCACCACAACTCTACTAGCATGGAGTGTAATCGAATTTGGAAGCTCCATGCACAACCAACTTGACAACGCCAAAGAAGCCCTTCGTTGGAGTACCGATTATCTTCTTAAAGCAGCCACAGCCAGCCCCAACGCGTTATACGTGCAAGTAGGAGACCCCACCCAAGATCACAGGTGTTGGGAGAGACCCGAGGACATGGACACGCCTCGCAACGTGTACAAAGTGTCCCCTCAAAATCCAGGTTCTGATGTTGCTGCTGAAACTGCTGCTGCATTGGCTGCTGCCTCTATTGTTTTCAAAGATTCTGACCCTTCTTACTCCTCTAAATTATTGCATACTGCACAAGAG GTGTTTGATTTTGCTGACAAGTATAGAGGTTCCTATAGCGACAGTCTAAGTTCAGCCGTCTGCCCATTTTACTGCTCTTATTCTGGATACAAA GATGAACTTCTATGGGGAGCATCATGGCTTCATAGAGCCTCACAAGACTCTTCTTATCTTTCTTATATCCAATCAAACGGTCAAACTATGGGTGCTGATGAAGATGACTACTCCTTCAGTTGGGATGACAAGAGACCTGGAACCAAAATTGTCCTCTCAAAG GACTTTTTGGAGAAGAGTACTCAAGAATTCCAAGCATACAAAGTTCACTCAGACAATTATATCTGCTCTCTAATTCCAGGCTCACCTAGCTTTCAAGCTCAGTATACCCCAG GGGGGCTTCTGTTCAAAGGAGGTGGGAGCAATCTCCAATACGTGACAGCATCATCCTTTCTCCTATCAACCTATGCCAAATATTTGAGGTCAAATGGAGGAGTTGTGTCATGTGGGAGCTCAAAATTTCCAGCAGAGAAGCTCGTCGAGCTTGCAAAGAAACAAGTGGACTACATATTAGGAGATAATCCAGCAAGAATGTCGTACATGGTTGGTTTCGGACAAAAGTATCCACTTCGTGTGCACCATAGAGGTTCATCTCTACCGTCAGTACATACACATCCTGGTCACATTGGATGCAATGATGGGTTCCAGTCTTTGAACTCGGGCTCGCCTAATCCAAATGTCCTTGTCGGAGCCATCGTGGGTGGTCCTGATAGTAAAGATAACTTTGAAGATGATAGGAACAATTATCAGCAATCAGAGCCTGCTACTTACATTAATGCACCACTAATTGGGGCTCTTGCTTTCTTATCTGCAGAATCCACAGCAAAGTAG
- the LOC132634708 gene encoding uncharacterized protein LOC132634708 produces the protein MGYVLRVRFAAFFAGAAVASAGGLYLLRKDYQIAHQSLSQQMNDVYESLNGRISALERLKEVERLKQVDTAKHVEATE, from the exons atgggATACGTGTTAAGGGTTCGATTTGCAGCCTTCTTCGCCGGCGCTGCCGTGGCATCAGCCGGTGGTCTCTACCTTCTCCGCAAAGATTACCAAATTGCCCACCAATCTCTCTCTCAACAG ATGAATGATGTCTATGAATCTCTGAATGGACGCATTTCAGCTTTGGAAAGGCTGAAGGAAGTTGAAAGGCTAAAACAAGTTGATACTGCGAAACATGTGGAAGCTACTGAGTAG
- the LOC132634709 gene encoding probable lysophospholipase BODYGUARD 3, with protein sequence MAAIKENARSSLLLVGRVMNEAISFLVFTILDILDFILCYTYKVIDFIIEAEWKPCYCSSTKEAITSSGSILVSEQGESKIVCLTSSSKLHLEEISDTLYTRPSLVAEVSKSTVNELKRRKVDNGAVIQQSCEKLKNGSVRSTFSVNSTIVEMLQGKMGGHKSHDLTPRWSDCDCDTCHSWSSSSKDSLFVKVDGAKENVQEDVIFIHGFISSSAFWTETLFPNFSKAAKSKYRFFAVDLLGFGRSPKPSDSLYTIREHLDMIEKSVLEPHKVKSFHIVAHSLGCILALALAVKYPGSVKSLTLIAPPYFPTPKGEQATQYMMRRVAPRRVWPPIAFGSSMACWYEHIGRTICLVICKNHRLWEFLTKLVTRNRIKTYLIEGFCCHTHNAAWHTLHNIICGTAGKIEGYLDMVRNRLKCEVTVFHGKDDELIPVECSYNVQSRIPRAHVKVVENKDHITIVVGRQRAFARELEQIWKNSTN encoded by the exons ATGGCCGCGATTAAAGAAAATGCTAGATCAAGCCTTCTATTAGTAGGCAGAGTGATGAATGAAGCCATCAGCTTCCTAGTCTTCACTATACTTGACATTCTTGATTTTATCCTCTGTTACACTTACAAAGTAATCGATTTCATAATCGAAGCAGAGTGGAAGCCATGTTACTGCTCGTCAACCAAAGAGGCAATAACGAGCAGTGGCTCAATCTTGGTCTCTGAACAAGGAGAGTCCAAGATTGTGTGCCTGACTTCTTCGAGCAAACTACATCTCGAAGAAATTTCAGACACACTCTACACTCGGCCATCATTGGTGGCCGAAGTGTCAAAGTCAACGGTCAATGAGCTGAAACGCCGCAAAGTGGACAATGGCGCTGTTATACAACAGTCATGtgagaagttgaaaaatggaagTGTCCGTTCAACTTTCTCTGTTAATTCCACCATTGTAGAAATGCTCCAAGGAAAAATGGGTGGCCATAAATCTCATGATCTTACTCCTCGATGGTCGGATTGTGATTGTGATACTTGTCATTCTTGGTCATCTTCTAGCAAAGATTCACTTTTTGTCAAAGTTGATGGTGCCAAAG AGAACGTGCAAGAAGATGTAATCTTCATTCATGGGTTCATTTCATCATCAGCATTTTGGACAGAGACACTATTTCCAAACTTTTCAAAGGCAGCAAAATCAAAGTACCGGTTTTTTGCAGTGGATCTGCTAGGATTTGGAAGGAGTCCAAAGCCAAGTGATTCACTATACACCATAAGAGAGCATCTAGACATGATTGAAAAATCGGTTTTAGAGCCACACAAAGTGAAATCTTTCCACATTGTGGCACATTCTTTAGGGTGCATTTTGGCTCTAGCACTAGCTGTAAAGTATCCTGGCTCAGTCAAATCCCTCACTTTAATTGCACCG CCatattttccaacaccaaaagGAGAACAAGCCACGCAGTATATGATGAGAAGAGTAGCGCCAAGGCGCGTGTGGCCACCAATAGCTTTTGGTTCGTCAATGGCATGTTGGTATGAACACATTGGCAGAACCATTTGCCTTGTCATATGCAAGAACCACCGTTTGTGGGAGTTTCTTACCAAACTTGTTACCAGAAACAG GATTAAGACATACTTAATAGAGGGATTTTGCTGCCACACACACAACGCAGCATGGCATACACTACACAACATCATATGTGGTACTGCTGGAAAAATAGAAGGATACTTGGACATGGTGAGAAACAGGCTAAAATGTGAAGTCACGGTGTTCCACGGCAAAGATGATGAACTTATTCCAGTTGAATGCAGCTACAATGTACAGTCAAGAATTCCTCGTGCACACGTTAAGGTGGTTGAGAACAAAGATCACATCACCATTGTTGTTGGCAGACAGAGAGCATTCGCCAGAGAACTTGAGCAAATTTGGAAAAATTCAACAAATTGA